In Levilactobacillus brevis, a single genomic region encodes these proteins:
- a CDS encoding aquaporin — MQKYTAEFLGTFMLVFLGTGAVTVAAGSTLTIGLAFGLAITVSAYAFGGISGGHFNPAVTTAMLINRRISGKDALWYIVAQVLGATVASAIMKLFVGGLGLATNQLGQTDFPKISTGLAFFVEALVTFLFLLVILNVTSDRHGNGDFAGVTIGVTLAFLIIVALNLTGGSLNPARSFGPAVFAGGSALSHLWLYILAPEVGAVLAAFVGRMMGSED, encoded by the coding sequence ATGCAGAAATATACTGCAGAATTTTTGGGTACCTTTATGCTGGTGTTCCTGGGGACCGGTGCCGTGACGGTGGCCGCAGGGAGTACCCTGACGATTGGACTGGCCTTTGGGCTGGCAATTACGGTATCCGCCTATGCGTTCGGTGGCATCTCCGGTGGCCATTTTAACCCCGCAGTAACGACCGCCATGTTGATTAACCGGCGGATCTCGGGTAAGGATGCACTCTGGTATATCGTGGCGCAGGTTCTCGGCGCAACCGTGGCTTCAGCTATTATGAAATTATTTGTCGGTGGCTTGGGCCTGGCAACGAACCAATTGGGACAAACGGACTTTCCCAAGATCTCTACGGGCTTGGCCTTCTTCGTTGAAGCCCTCGTCACGTTCCTGTTCCTGCTGGTTATCTTGAATGTGACGAGCGATCGTCACGGCAATGGTGACTTCGCCGGTGTGACGATTGGGGTGACCTTGGCCTTCCTGATCATCGTGGCGTTGAACTTGACGGGTGGGTCCTTGAACCCAGCGCGGTCGTTTGGCCCAGCGGTCTTTGCCGGTGGTAGCGCGTTGTCTCACCTCTGGCTCTACATTTTGGCACCGGAAGTCGGCGCCGTCTTGGCTGCTTTTGTTGGCCGGATGATGGGCAGTGAGGATTAA
- a CDS encoding nitroreductase, with amino-acid sequence MDFKDIIRERHSYRAFTNQPIAPSVLEEIVTEAKHAPSWANAQPWQVVVATGQTLAQIKAGHLERSQRGVAGNTDMAVAHRSEWAAASRQNIATFNDELNQLLAAQQAQATYGQSQDKLFNAAALVYLVLRAPVNDWAIFDLGAFSQTLMLSATNHGIQSIPAYEIIRYPDALRDLLGLDETHRFIMGIALGYRDQALINDFRSSRVANSEFLTFKD; translated from the coding sequence ATGGATTTTAAAGACATTATTCGTGAACGGCATTCCTATCGTGCCTTTACCAATCAGCCGATTGCACCGAGTGTTCTCGAAGAAATTGTGACCGAGGCAAAGCACGCGCCCTCTTGGGCCAACGCCCAGCCGTGGCAAGTCGTGGTCGCTACTGGTCAAACCTTGGCGCAGATCAAGGCGGGACATCTGGAACGCAGCCAGCGCGGCGTGGCCGGCAATACGGATATGGCAGTGGCCCATCGTTCGGAGTGGGCGGCGGCTAGCCGTCAGAATATTGCGACGTTTAATGATGAGTTGAACCAGCTTTTAGCGGCGCAACAGGCGCAGGCGACGTATGGCCAATCGCAGGATAAGTTGTTTAATGCCGCAGCATTGGTCTACTTGGTTTTACGTGCACCGGTCAATGATTGGGCCATCTTCGATCTGGGCGCCTTTTCCCAAACGCTGATGTTGAGTGCGACCAACCACGGCATCCAGTCGATTCCGGCGTATGAGATCATTCGATATCCGGATGCCCTGCGCGATCTGCTTGGATTGGACGAGACCCACCGCTTTATCATGGGCATAGCGCTAGGCTATCGTGATCAGGCGCTAATCAATGATTTCCGGTCGAGTCGGGTCGCAAATTCTGAATTTTTGACGTTTAAGGACTAG
- a CDS encoding putative allantoin permease encodes MKTNEYEVTEQQIATFKERGYNDDLLPKTGDKRNMGIGNFFTLWMGSIHNIPNYAAVGGFLFLGLSPLNVMIAIFLSAFFVSAFMAINGIVGSKYGIPFAMHLRSAYGNLGAKLPGFLRGCVAAIAWFGLQTYTGSLALLIMIGKIWPGFLDIGGSTKILGISIPGLISFTIFWALNVLVGFGGGNILNKFTAILSPLIYVVFGGMAIWAIWGAGGLGPILAYHVNATSHANPLLVYFIIFNSVIAVWAAPGTSIADFTQNAKSTKAQAIGQTLGLSVGYLIFAFTSVVILIGGSIHYNIQEWNVLNIIERWGSLPAILISMAVFLLTTISTNATGNIIPAGYQLTALFPKKLNYKSGVIIASIISFLIMPWKLMENSDSIFIFLNGIGAVLGPVAGVMIANYFFIHYRHENLDTLYMDLNTGNKEIRYHGVNKEAYIATILALILSLSGQFIPAVKVISDLSWFVGFISAFLIYLGLKKMVSKKEPATLNQSLNQDIKEE; translated from the coding sequence GTGAAAACGAACGAGTATGAAGTAACTGAGCAGCAAATTGCAACGTTCAAAGAGCGCGGCTACAACGATGACTTACTACCCAAGACCGGGGATAAACGTAACATGGGAATTGGGAACTTCTTTACCTTGTGGATGGGGTCCATTCACAACATTCCTAATTACGCGGCCGTCGGTGGCTTCCTGTTCTTGGGCCTCTCACCGCTTAACGTCATGATCGCCATATTCTTGAGTGCATTCTTCGTTTCCGCATTCATGGCCATCAATGGGATCGTTGGATCTAAATACGGGATTCCCTTCGCAATGCACCTTCGTTCGGCCTATGGCAACCTCGGTGCTAAGCTACCAGGATTCTTGCGTGGCTGTGTCGCGGCGATTGCCTGGTTTGGGTTACAGACGTATACAGGTTCTCTAGCTTTGCTGATTATGATTGGCAAGATTTGGCCGGGCTTCCTTGATATTGGCGGGTCGACTAAGATTCTAGGAATCAGTATTCCGGGATTAATTTCATTCACCATCTTCTGGGCGTTAAACGTTCTAGTTGGTTTTGGTGGTGGTAATATTTTAAACAAATTTACCGCGATTTTAAGCCCGCTGATTTATGTCGTATTTGGTGGTATGGCAATCTGGGCAATCTGGGGCGCTGGTGGGTTAGGACCGATTCTGGCTTACCACGTCAATGCAACTTCCCATGCCAATCCGCTTCTGGTTTACTTTATCATTTTCAACTCTGTAATTGCCGTTTGGGCGGCGCCTGGGACCAGCATCGCAGACTTTACGCAGAATGCTAAGTCCACGAAGGCCCAAGCTATCGGTCAAACGTTAGGGTTATCGGTCGGTTATCTGATTTTTGCTTTCACCAGTGTGGTGATTCTGATCGGGGGATCTATTCATTACAATATCCAGGAATGGAATGTTTTGAACATTATCGAACGGTGGGGTAGTTTACCCGCAATCTTGATTTCAATGGCCGTCTTCCTGTTGACCACGATTTCAACGAACGCTACGGGGAACATCATTCCAGCCGGTTATCAACTGACCGCGTTATTCCCGAAGAAGCTCAATTACAAGAGTGGTGTGATTATTGCTAGTATCATTAGTTTCCTGATTATGCCGTGGAAGTTGATGGAGAACTCAGATAGTATCTTTATTTTCCTGAACGGAATTGGTGCTGTCTTGGGACCAGTTGCTGGGGTCATGATTGCCAACTACTTCTTCATTCATTACCGGCATGAAAATCTAGATACTTTGTATATGGATCTGAATACCGGGAATAAAGAGATTCGTTATCATGGCGTCAATAAAGAGGCCTATATCGCGACAATCTTAGCTCTTATATTGTCACTCAGTGGCCAATTTATTCCAGCCGTCAAAGTAATTTCTGATTTGTCATGGTTTGTTGGATTTATCTCTGCATTCCTGATTTACCTAGGGTTAAAGAAAATGGTGTCGAAAAAAGAACCGGCAACACTTAACCAGAGTTTAAACCAAGATATAAAGGAGGAATAA
- a CDS encoding helix-turn-helix domain-containing protein has protein sequence MQKEDLLLKSIQCTTIDELTDLIACYLDQAIILVDQSGRIISSGQSSLSKIPTDWLDPTTNAPLYRHGQLEFIRNIINPLALNTWYLFSSQSKGYPVALDQIQLAIRVINSFIDRYALNPNQSEVNSLLGKLLTQPTQTDTTLLHPLLTDKIVCVTVTPEAGATNQTALIQQLRDLVAPLPLAEDQQRLVFLLNAPDLPKLRPKLQQLGTFFHHYFFISEGYDDVSKTVEFRDICVQSAKIAQQLGTLTVINPTQKYNIYVILSQVDNAPLLKNTMCTQLLILQKYDRRHHSELFKTLFEYLENECKISITATQLHLHRNSLTKRLQKITDLIDVDFDDPDRTFGLRLSYRLFNFLQL, from the coding sequence ATGCAGAAGGAAGACTTACTTCTAAAATCCATTCAGTGTACCACCATTGACGAGCTCACCGACCTAATTGCCTGCTACCTTGATCAAGCGATCATTCTGGTCGACCAGTCTGGGCGCATCATCAGTAGCGGCCAATCTTCACTCTCAAAGATTCCCACCGATTGGCTGGATCCCACGACTAATGCGCCCCTTTACCGTCACGGCCAACTGGAATTCATTCGTAACATCATCAATCCACTGGCTCTGAACACGTGGTACCTCTTTAGTTCCCAATCCAAAGGCTATCCGGTTGCGCTTGATCAAATCCAATTGGCCATCCGCGTCATCAATAGCTTCATCGACCGTTACGCACTCAACCCCAACCAAAGTGAAGTCAATAGCTTATTGGGTAAGCTATTGACTCAGCCCACACAGACCGATACCACCCTATTACACCCCCTACTTACCGACAAAATCGTCTGTGTCACCGTCACCCCTGAGGCCGGGGCCACCAACCAGACTGCCTTGATTCAACAGCTCCGCGACCTGGTGGCACCACTTCCCCTCGCTGAAGATCAGCAACGCCTAGTCTTTCTTCTAAACGCTCCGGATTTGCCAAAATTACGCCCCAAACTCCAGCAACTCGGGACCTTCTTCCACCACTATTTCTTTATCTCCGAGGGTTACGACGACGTTAGCAAAACCGTTGAATTCCGTGACATCTGCGTGCAGTCCGCCAAAATTGCCCAGCAACTGGGGACGTTAACGGTCATCAATCCGACGCAGAAGTACAATATTTACGTGATCTTATCGCAAGTAGACAACGCCCCACTCCTCAAAAATACGATGTGTACCCAACTTTTAATCTTACAAAAATACGACCGGCGCCATCACAGTGAGCTTTTTAAAACACTCTTCGAATACCTGGAAAATGAATGTAAAATCAGCATTACCGCTACACAACTTCATCTCCACCGCAATAGTCTTACCAAACGCCTGCAAAAAATTACCGATCTCATCGATGTCGACTTCGATGATCCCGACCGGACCTTTGGCCTCCGCCTGAGCTACCGGTTATTTAACTTCTTACAACTCTAA
- a CDS encoding alpha/beta hydrolase → MKTTQISLNTYQDIQLSATSYAPDTKASTTIFYLHGGGLEFGQRNDLPVDYIQRFVTAGIELVTFDYLLAPEVKIDVILPVLRESLQVMVDKKASSSRLILMGRSAGSYLCYLLLRDGFEADGFVDLYGYASLDYPEFRLPAGFYDDFPKVLPMNAQALIQQQPLVAGEMKDRYPLYVSGRQFGTWLSQFLPSMRAADSYSLTPDELRRLPRTLLIHSTDDPDVPFATSTEAVKYLPDAKLIPIQQAEHDFDRNVTAENLAIYDQIIDFIVAIPIGVRASA, encoded by the coding sequence ATGAAAACAACACAAATATCCTTAAACACATACCAAGATATCCAACTATCTGCTACCAGTTACGCGCCTGATACCAAAGCTTCCACCACCATCTTTTACCTGCACGGCGGTGGTTTGGAATTTGGCCAACGTAACGACCTTCCTGTGGATTACATTCAGCGTTTCGTTACTGCCGGAATTGAACTCGTTACATTTGATTACTTATTAGCTCCCGAGGTTAAAATCGATGTTATTTTACCCGTCCTACGGGAATCTCTTCAGGTCATGGTGGACAAAAAGGCTAGCTCTTCTCGGCTCATTTTGATGGGCCGGTCCGCCGGTTCCTACCTCTGCTATCTCCTCTTACGCGACGGCTTTGAAGCAGATGGTTTTGTCGATCTGTATGGATACGCCAGCCTAGATTATCCTGAATTTAGATTACCAGCGGGCTTCTACGACGACTTCCCTAAAGTATTGCCGATGAACGCCCAGGCCCTGATTCAACAACAGCCGTTGGTTGCTGGGGAAATGAAGGACCGCTATCCTCTGTACGTTTCTGGCCGCCAATTTGGCACCTGGCTCAGTCAATTCTTACCCAGCATGCGCGCTGCTGACAGCTACTCTCTGACGCCGGACGAGCTGCGGCGCCTACCGCGAACTCTCCTCATTCACAGTACCGACGATCCCGATGTTCCTTTTGCGACTTCGACAGAAGCTGTTAAATATCTACCAGACGCCAAACTCATCCCTATTCAACAGGCTGAACACGACTTCGACCGAAACGTGACCGCGGAAAATTTAGCCATTTATGATCAAATCATCGACTTCATTGTCGCTATACCGATTGGTGTGCGGGCCTCAGCTTAA
- a CDS encoding DUF1801 domain-containing protein, which produces MTVITDYIEEADAKQQPQLTAMYQILKSLLPEATETLSYGMPAFHQQKDIVYFAAMKNHLGFYPTNTPIAAFEDELDGRYNYSKGAVQFDYNKPLPAELIAKMVRFKLNELQS; this is translated from the coding sequence ATGACCGTCATTACTGATTATATCGAAGAAGCTGATGCCAAGCAACAACCACAACTAACCGCCATGTACCAGATCCTGAAGTCACTCCTGCCGGAAGCTACTGAAACACTCAGCTACGGCATGCCCGCCTTTCATCAGCAAAAGGATATCGTCTACTTTGCAGCGATGAAGAACCACTTGGGCTTCTACCCCACTAATACGCCAATCGCAGCGTTTGAAGATGAACTCGATGGTCGGTACAACTATTCGAAGGGAGCCGTCCAATTCGACTATAATAAACCCCTACCGGCAGAACTGATCGCTAAGATGGTTCGCTTTAAGCTCAACGAACTTCAGTCATAA
- a CDS encoding SDR family oxidoreductase: MKLFVVGATGRVGQALVERLRQAGHEVFAGSRKPQAGDDQVFFDLHDQPRDLASALQGMAAVYFVAGSRGKDLLQTDLNGAVNVMKAAELAGVKRFIQLSSAYDLQPERWSEGYLKGLTNYNIAKYFADDWLIHRTTLDYTILQPGVLTETPATGLVSLDEETLGENPLADVAAVLANLIDAPQTIGKVIMMKSGHTPITTALAEI; encoded by the coding sequence ATGAAATTATTTGTTGTTGGAGCCACCGGTCGGGTAGGACAGGCATTGGTTGAACGCTTACGCCAAGCCGGTCATGAGGTGTTTGCCGGTTCTCGTAAGCCCCAAGCTGGAGACGATCAGGTCTTCTTTGACTTGCACGACCAGCCTCGAGACCTAGCGTCAGCCCTTCAAGGGATGGCAGCCGTTTATTTCGTCGCCGGTTCACGTGGCAAGGATCTGTTGCAGACCGACTTGAACGGCGCGGTCAACGTGATGAAGGCAGCTGAACTGGCTGGAGTTAAGCGCTTTATTCAATTGAGCTCCGCCTATGATTTGCAGCCGGAGCGGTGGTCGGAAGGCTACCTTAAAGGCTTGACGAACTACAATATTGCGAAGTATTTTGCCGATGATTGGCTCATTCATCGGACAACGCTAGACTATACGATTCTTCAGCCAGGTGTCCTGACCGAGACCCCCGCAACCGGTCTGGTAAGCTTGGATGAGGAAACGTTGGGCGAGAACCCGTTGGCGGATGTGGCCGCCGTTTTGGCCAATTTGATTGATGCGCCGCAAACCATTGGCAAGGTCATCATGATGAAGAGCGGTCATACGCCGATCACCACGGCATTAGCCGAAATTTAA
- a CDS encoding winged helix-turn-helix transcriptional regulator: protein MALTQLNLGSELGLEILHQRWYALILYQLAPVPTDFMDLRVTVRGISTFNLLLRLKHLTEWGLIETLPEDDYSYRLTASGEMFHQILRELEDWGNDTLENNLAI from the coding sequence ATGGCTTTAACCCAACTCAATCTCGGCAGCGAACTCGGCCTGGAAATTCTCCACCAGCGCTGGTACGCGCTGATTCTCTACCAGCTGGCACCTGTCCCCACAGATTTCATGGATCTGCGCGTCACCGTCCGCGGTATTTCCACCTTTAACCTCTTACTCCGTCTCAAGCACCTGACGGAATGGGGGCTAATCGAGACACTTCCGGAAGACGACTACAGCTACCGACTCACGGCTAGTGGCGAGATGTTCCACCAGATTCTGCGCGAACTCGAAGACTGGGGCAACGACACCCTCGAAAATAATTTAGCAATTTAA